From Carassius gibelio isolate Cgi1373 ecotype wild population from Czech Republic chromosome B21, carGib1.2-hapl.c, whole genome shotgun sequence, the proteins below share one genomic window:
- the rab27b gene encoding ras-related protein Rab-27B isoform X2, with translation MFSSSSTMTDGDYDYLIKLLALGDSGVGKTTFLYRYTDNKFNPKFITTVGIDFREKRVVYTTNSPNGTTGKTFKVHLQLWDTAGQERFRSLTTAFFRDAMGFLLMFDLTSQQSFLNVRNWMSQLQANAYCENPDIVLVGNKADLNDQREVQEKQAKELADKYGIPYFETSAATGAEVDKAVLTLLDLVMKRMEQCVDKPSADAQNTDGSSKLDTAAADGKKCAC, from the exons GTTCAGCTCCAGCAGCACTATGACCGATGGAGATTACGACTATCTGATCAAACTCCTGGCTCTCGGAGACTCCGGAGTGGGCAAGACCACCTTCCTCTACCGCTACACCGACAACAAGTTCAACCCCAAATTCATCACCACCGTGGGCATCGATTTCAGGGAAAAGAGAGTG GTTTATACCACAAACAGCCCCAATGGAACCACAGGGAAGACGTTTAAGGTTCACTTGCAGCTCTGGGACACGGCGGGACAGGAGAG GTTCAGGAGTTTGACCACAGCGTTCTTCAGGGATGCGATGGGTTTCCTGCTCATGTTCGATCTGACCAGCCAGCAGAGCTTCCTCAATGTCAGGAACTGGATGA gtcagcTCCAGGCAAACGCGTATTGTGAGAACCCAGATATTGTTCTTGTGGGTAATAAAGCTGATCTGAATGACCAGAGAGAAGTCCAGGAGAAACAAGCGAAGGAACTAGCAGACAAATAcgg AATCCCCTACTTCGAGACGAGTGCGGCGACCGGAGCGGAGGTGGACAAGGCCGTCCTGACGCTGCTGGATCTGGTGATGAAGAGGATGGAGCAGTGTGTGGACAAACCTTCGGCGGACGCACAAAACACCGACGGCAGCAGCAAACTGGACACCGCAGCGGCCGATGGGAAGAAGTGTGCGTGTTAA
- the rab27b gene encoding ras-related protein Rab-27B isoform X1, whose protein sequence is MTDGDYDYLIKLLALGDSGVGKTTFLYRYTDNKFNPKFITTVGIDFREKRVVYTTNSPNGTTGKTFKVHLQLWDTAGQERFRSLTTAFFRDAMGFLLMFDLTSQQSFLNVRNWMSQLQANAYCENPDIVLVGNKADLNDQREVQEKQAKELADKYGIPYFETSAATGAEVDKAVLTLLDLVMKRMEQCVDKPSADAQNTDGSSKLDTAAADGKKCAC, encoded by the exons ATGACCGATGGAGATTACGACTATCTGATCAAACTCCTGGCTCTCGGAGACTCCGGAGTGGGCAAGACCACCTTCCTCTACCGCTACACCGACAACAAGTTCAACCCCAAATTCATCACCACCGTGGGCATCGATTTCAGGGAAAAGAGAGTG GTTTATACCACAAACAGCCCCAATGGAACCACAGGGAAGACGTTTAAGGTTCACTTGCAGCTCTGGGACACGGCGGGACAGGAGAG GTTCAGGAGTTTGACCACAGCGTTCTTCAGGGATGCGATGGGTTTCCTGCTCATGTTCGATCTGACCAGCCAGCAGAGCTTCCTCAATGTCAGGAACTGGATGA gtcagcTCCAGGCAAACGCGTATTGTGAGAACCCAGATATTGTTCTTGTGGGTAATAAAGCTGATCTGAATGACCAGAGAGAAGTCCAGGAGAAACAAGCGAAGGAACTAGCAGACAAATAcgg AATCCCCTACTTCGAGACGAGTGCGGCGACCGGAGCGGAGGTGGACAAGGCCGTCCTGACGCTGCTGGATCTGGTGATGAAGAGGATGGAGCAGTGTGTGGACAAACCTTCGGCGGACGCACAAAACACCGACGGCAGCAGCAAACTGGACACCGCAGCGGCCGATGGGAAGAAGTGTGCGTGTTAA
- the LOC127986516 gene encoding cingulin-like protein 1 isoform X1 produces MPGMSAQDSSTGKEREDASVRVSKHNADAQKRSSKARSLALEDEDWIWTANKKTPLITGSNLTRSGSVKDLIYRFDGPPTPPPRLGSLKIKRHDTSAQDSGKMRHESRERGKNQNQNPVSGEPSEPETQESSEQKRHAEEQKKSDDKKQSSRRSKDKAVVVSDPGLHSTLNGEQQRSGPQSEDEPTTPKVRPNPRYQLFLGSNGSSRSNGSGDGGGSNGNLMRVSSMMRGSMESLSSRDWDSMSDRMGGFESPPRVFNSPYSTLSLDYNPINRMSDFKTQEVMSPTFSEMNLFGLNRSVSPVGSPAMNQRTRVHGYDSLPRRRDATPSQLMQRNNQPNKLDFIQELTKQLDDCRRRNQFLEAESIEMEKERNQIRFEMRGLLVNNEDLLRTNTQMQGETNRLREKIVELESNNNVMQERFRKMEIELKEAREVMVEANTQEYAFNFLQQTLKNKIQDTEEALEKQTQHSQTVSEKLWLAERNLEELELEKETKAKKALELSNTVSRLETELAEALQEGNQARAELSLQQKLRADVQLRMEELEESVLEKDQELLRLTQIVSRLQGEVTYKLSDKEQTLEEEIQLRERVQLQCKQAERTVEDLRMELQTLGQSRDELSKQLKLAQEKIIDLEADLEELQENEQRSAAKHKRALDQSEQLQMKLIQEKDLNNQLEGDKAILERQLRDLRREMEELQNNRVEVDSINRAEIKARELENTLRAEERSKVVMSNTISKLEKKILELTEQMEEEHKISSEQRELMNQRIRSLKRQLNEAEEEASRRDVQHRMTHRELMEERETNSRLQRQVLDHQLQNKRKESRHTLESLNLNLSEDDVGKEEEEKQQSESQPTEKQITQV; encoded by the exons GGAAAAGAGAGGGAAGACGCATCAGTGCGTGTCTCCAAACACAATGCAGATGCTCAGAAAAGATCGTCCAAAGCGCGGAGCCTAGCGCTGGAGGACGAGGACTGGATCTGGACGGCCAATAAGAAGACGCCGCTGATCACTGGATCCAATCTGACGCGATCTGGAAGTGTTAAAGATCTTATATACAGGTTCGACGGGCCGCCGACGCCACCGCCGCGCCTCGGCTCGCTCAAGATCAAACGGCACGACACGAGCGCACAGGATTCTGGGAAAATGAGACATGAAAGCAGGGAGAGAGGGaagaaccagaaccagaacccGGTCTCTGGTGAACCGTCCGAACCGGAAACACAAGAAAGCTCTGAGCAGAAACGCCACGCAGAAGAGCAGAAGAAGAGCGATGATAAAAAACAATCGTCCCGGCGCAGCAAAGACAAAGCTGTTGTTGTCTCTGATCCCGGTCTG CATTCCACTCTTAACGGCGAGCAGCAGCGCAGCGGCCCTCAGTCCGAGGATGAGCCCACCACCCCCAAAGTCCGGCCCAACCCCAGGTACCAGCTCTTCCTGGGCTCCAACGGCTCCAGCCGCTCCAATGGGTCGGGGGACGGCGGCGGGAGCAACGGGAATCTGATGAGGGTCAGTTCAATGATGCGCGGATCCATGGAGTCGCTCTCATCCCGGGACTGGGACAGCATGTCGGACAGA ATGGGTGGCTTTGAAAGTCCTCCCCGAGTTTTCAACAGTCCGTATTCAACGCTCTCACTGGACTACAATCCCATCAACAGAATGTCTGACTTCAAG acacaggaagtgatgtcacccACCTTCTCTGAGATGAACCTGTTTGGTCTGAACAGAAGTGTGAGTCCTGTTGGCAGTCCAGCTATGAACCAGCGCACACGAGTCCACGGATACGACAGTCTGCCCCGCAGACGAGAC GCGACTCCAAGTCAACTCATGCAACGAAACAACCAGCCGAACAAACTGGATTTCATCCAGGAGCTGACCAAACAGCTGGACGACTGTCGCAGG AGGAACCAGTTTCTGGAAGCGGAGAGCATCGAGATGGAGAAGGAGAGGAACCAGATCCGCTTCGAGATGCGAGGTCTGCTGGTGAACAACGAAGATCTGCTGCGGACGAACACACAGATGCAGGGCGAGACCAACCGTCTGCGAGAGAAGATCGTGGAGCTAGAGAGCAACAACAACGTCATGCAGGAGCGCTTCAGAAAGATGGAG atagaGCTGAAGGAGGCGCGCGAGGTGATGGTCGAGGCAAACACTCAGGAATACGCCTTCAACTTCCTGCAGCAGACGCTCAAGAACAAAATACAGGACACTGAG GAAGCTCTGGAGAAACAGACTCAACACAGTCAGACTGTGTCAGAGAAACTGTGGCTCGCCGAGAGAAACCTGGaggagctggagctggagaagGAGACCAAGGCCAAGAAAGCTCTGGAACTCAGCAACACTGTGTCCAGACTGGAGacagag CTGGCAGAGGCTCTTCAGGAGGGGAACCAGGCTCGAGCGGAGCTGAGTTTGCAGCAGAAGCTGAGAGCTGATGTTCAGCTGCGGatggaggagctggaggagagcGTGCTGGAGAAGGACCAGGAGCTGCTGCGCCTCACACAGATCGTCAGCAGACTGCAGGGAGAG gtgacgTATAAGCTGAGTGATAAGGAGCAGACGCTGGAGGAGGAGATCCAGCTGCGAGAGCGTGTTCAGCTGCAGTGTAAACAGGCCGAGAGGACGGTGGAGGATCTGCGCATGGAGCTGCAGACGCTGGGACAGTCCCGAGACGAGCTCTCCAAACAGCTGAAGCTGGCTCAG gagaaGATCATCGATCTGGAGGCAGATCTGGAGGAGCTGCAGGAGAACGAGCAGCGATCGGCGGCCAAACACAAGAGAGCTCTGGATCAG tcgGAGCAGCTGCAGATGAAGCTCATCCAGGAGAAAGATCTCAACAATCAGCTGGAGGGTGACAAGGCCATcctggagagacag CTGCGGGATCTGCGCAGAGAGATGGAGGAGCTGCAGAATAACAGAGTGGAGGTGGACTCCATCAACAGAGCCGAGATCAAAGCCAGAGAACTGGAGAACACACTGAGAGCCGAGGAGAG GAGTAAAGTAGTGATGAGCAACACCATCAGCAAACTGGAGAAGAAGATCCTGGAGCTGACGGAGCAGATGGAGGAGGAGCACAAGATCTCCAGCGAGCAGAGAGAGCTG ATGAATCAGCGAATCCGTTCACTGAAGCGGCAGCTGAACGAGGCAGAGGAGGAGGCAAGTCGACGGGACGTCCAGCACCGAATGACACACAGAGAACTGATGGAGGAGAGAGAGACTAACAGCCGTCTGCAGAGACAAGTACTGGACCACCAGCTGCAGAAcaa GAGGAAAGAGTCCAGACACACTCTTGAAAGCCTGAATCTGAACCTGAGTGAGGATGATGTTGgtaaagaagaggaagagaagcaaCAGAGTGAGTCCCAACCCACAGAGAAGCAGATCACTCAGGTGTGA
- the LOC127986516 gene encoding cingulin-like protein 1 isoform X2: MPGMSAQDSSTHSTLNGEQQRSGPQSEDEPTTPKVRPNPRYQLFLGSNGSSRSNGSGDGGGSNGNLMRVSSMMRGSMESLSSRDWDSMSDRMGGFESPPRVFNSPYSTLSLDYNPINRMSDFKTQEVMSPTFSEMNLFGLNRSVSPVGSPAMNQRTRVHGYDSLPRRRDATPSQLMQRNNQPNKLDFIQELTKQLDDCRRRNQFLEAESIEMEKERNQIRFEMRGLLVNNEDLLRTNTQMQGETNRLREKIVELESNNNVMQERFRKMEIELKEAREVMVEANTQEYAFNFLQQTLKNKIQDTEEALEKQTQHSQTVSEKLWLAERNLEELELEKETKAKKALELSNTVSRLETELAEALQEGNQARAELSLQQKLRADVQLRMEELEESVLEKDQELLRLTQIVSRLQGEVTYKLSDKEQTLEEEIQLRERVQLQCKQAERTVEDLRMELQTLGQSRDELSKQLKLAQEKIIDLEADLEELQENEQRSAAKHKRALDQSEQLQMKLIQEKDLNNQLEGDKAILERQLRDLRREMEELQNNRVEVDSINRAEIKARELENTLRAEERSKVVMSNTISKLEKKILELTEQMEEEHKISSEQRELMNQRIRSLKRQLNEAEEEASRRDVQHRMTHRELMEERETNSRLQRQVLDHQLQNKRKESRHTLESLNLNLSEDDVGKEEEEKQQSESQPTEKQITQV, from the exons CATTCCACTCTTAACGGCGAGCAGCAGCGCAGCGGCCCTCAGTCCGAGGATGAGCCCACCACCCCCAAAGTCCGGCCCAACCCCAGGTACCAGCTCTTCCTGGGCTCCAACGGCTCCAGCCGCTCCAATGGGTCGGGGGACGGCGGCGGGAGCAACGGGAATCTGATGAGGGTCAGTTCAATGATGCGCGGATCCATGGAGTCGCTCTCATCCCGGGACTGGGACAGCATGTCGGACAGA ATGGGTGGCTTTGAAAGTCCTCCCCGAGTTTTCAACAGTCCGTATTCAACGCTCTCACTGGACTACAATCCCATCAACAGAATGTCTGACTTCAAG acacaggaagtgatgtcacccACCTTCTCTGAGATGAACCTGTTTGGTCTGAACAGAAGTGTGAGTCCTGTTGGCAGTCCAGCTATGAACCAGCGCACACGAGTCCACGGATACGACAGTCTGCCCCGCAGACGAGAC GCGACTCCAAGTCAACTCATGCAACGAAACAACCAGCCGAACAAACTGGATTTCATCCAGGAGCTGACCAAACAGCTGGACGACTGTCGCAGG AGGAACCAGTTTCTGGAAGCGGAGAGCATCGAGATGGAGAAGGAGAGGAACCAGATCCGCTTCGAGATGCGAGGTCTGCTGGTGAACAACGAAGATCTGCTGCGGACGAACACACAGATGCAGGGCGAGACCAACCGTCTGCGAGAGAAGATCGTGGAGCTAGAGAGCAACAACAACGTCATGCAGGAGCGCTTCAGAAAGATGGAG atagaGCTGAAGGAGGCGCGCGAGGTGATGGTCGAGGCAAACACTCAGGAATACGCCTTCAACTTCCTGCAGCAGACGCTCAAGAACAAAATACAGGACACTGAG GAAGCTCTGGAGAAACAGACTCAACACAGTCAGACTGTGTCAGAGAAACTGTGGCTCGCCGAGAGAAACCTGGaggagctggagctggagaagGAGACCAAGGCCAAGAAAGCTCTGGAACTCAGCAACACTGTGTCCAGACTGGAGacagag CTGGCAGAGGCTCTTCAGGAGGGGAACCAGGCTCGAGCGGAGCTGAGTTTGCAGCAGAAGCTGAGAGCTGATGTTCAGCTGCGGatggaggagctggaggagagcGTGCTGGAGAAGGACCAGGAGCTGCTGCGCCTCACACAGATCGTCAGCAGACTGCAGGGAGAG gtgacgTATAAGCTGAGTGATAAGGAGCAGACGCTGGAGGAGGAGATCCAGCTGCGAGAGCGTGTTCAGCTGCAGTGTAAACAGGCCGAGAGGACGGTGGAGGATCTGCGCATGGAGCTGCAGACGCTGGGACAGTCCCGAGACGAGCTCTCCAAACAGCTGAAGCTGGCTCAG gagaaGATCATCGATCTGGAGGCAGATCTGGAGGAGCTGCAGGAGAACGAGCAGCGATCGGCGGCCAAACACAAGAGAGCTCTGGATCAG tcgGAGCAGCTGCAGATGAAGCTCATCCAGGAGAAAGATCTCAACAATCAGCTGGAGGGTGACAAGGCCATcctggagagacag CTGCGGGATCTGCGCAGAGAGATGGAGGAGCTGCAGAATAACAGAGTGGAGGTGGACTCCATCAACAGAGCCGAGATCAAAGCCAGAGAACTGGAGAACACACTGAGAGCCGAGGAGAG GAGTAAAGTAGTGATGAGCAACACCATCAGCAAACTGGAGAAGAAGATCCTGGAGCTGACGGAGCAGATGGAGGAGGAGCACAAGATCTCCAGCGAGCAGAGAGAGCTG ATGAATCAGCGAATCCGTTCACTGAAGCGGCAGCTGAACGAGGCAGAGGAGGAGGCAAGTCGACGGGACGTCCAGCACCGAATGACACACAGAGAACTGATGGAGGAGAGAGAGACTAACAGCCGTCTGCAGAGACAAGTACTGGACCACCAGCTGCAGAAcaa GAGGAAAGAGTCCAGACACACTCTTGAAAGCCTGAATCTGAACCTGAGTGAGGATGATGTTGgtaaagaagaggaagagaagcaaCAGAGTGAGTCCCAACCCACAGAGAAGCAGATCACTCAGGTGTGA